In Myxococcus stipitatus, the following are encoded in one genomic region:
- a CDS encoding ADYC domain-containing protein translates to MRSLLPLSMMAVMATLSGKACTPPTASEPRSEDTVAAELLQPDHVNPQAPSPTGWTGIDGGSVFFRARFNGGLGIWTGSDGRPYRISESPPVDPCLPTVLQDAGVQLKLYTVMDVALSRNVCAGKGYRTQNPAECSPAASDFYQGKAVIIPGCWLPDGSFNDGGGAAPCFTASCTTGAVGVCAHWGYIPDQEWPGGPPLARLFQACVRAARADYNGDGESFTCQGTYVDFVDGHGIQTQDTFDGGTLPPLLFESAWNEKGALPFGVLPAGGSCLRPRYFPSPLSRIHGAPETWLTASYDCQQPGAAGTPLRNYFDGGVPFLLLTQTWKNEYCVTDDGTGSGLRTHCPACDAEPLGPRTCGGGNCSPPSTMP, encoded by the coding sequence ATGCGTTCTCTGCTTCCCCTGTCGATGATGGCCGTGATGGCGACGCTGAGCGGCAAGGCCTGCACTCCGCCCACGGCCTCCGAGCCTCGGAGCGAGGACACCGTCGCGGCCGAGCTCCTTCAGCCGGACCACGTCAACCCTCAGGCGCCCAGCCCCACCGGCTGGACCGGCATCGATGGCGGCAGCGTCTTCTTCCGCGCCCGATTCAATGGAGGACTCGGCATCTGGACGGGAAGCGATGGGAGGCCCTATCGAATCTCCGAGAGCCCTCCCGTGGACCCGTGCCTGCCCACGGTCCTTCAAGACGCGGGAGTCCAACTCAAGCTCTACACCGTGATGGATGTCGCCCTGAGCCGCAACGTCTGCGCGGGCAAAGGCTATCGCACGCAGAACCCCGCGGAATGCTCCCCGGCCGCGAGCGACTTCTATCAAGGGAAGGCCGTCATCATCCCCGGCTGCTGGCTGCCGGATGGAAGCTTCAACGATGGAGGCGGCGCGGCGCCTTGTTTCACGGCGAGCTGCACGACGGGCGCGGTCGGCGTCTGCGCACACTGGGGATACATCCCGGACCAGGAATGGCCTGGTGGCCCCCCACTCGCGCGGCTGTTCCAGGCGTGTGTGCGGGCCGCGCGCGCTGACTACAACGGCGACGGGGAGTCCTTCACCTGCCAGGGGACGTACGTCGACTTCGTTGACGGCCATGGCATCCAGACCCAGGACACCTTCGACGGTGGAACACTTCCGCCGCTGCTCTTCGAGTCCGCCTGGAACGAGAAAGGCGCCCTGCCCTTCGGAGTGCTGCCGGCGGGGGGCAGTTGTCTCAGGCCGCGCTACTTCCCCTCCCCGCTCTCGCGAATCCACGGGGCACCAGAAACGTGGCTGACGGCGAGCTACGACTGCCAGCAGCCCGGTGCCGCGGGGACCCCCTTGAGGAACTACTTCGATGGGGGCGTGCCGTTCCTGCTGCTGACCCAGACCTGGAAGAACGAGTACTGCGTCACGGATGATGGGACGGGGAGCGGGCTGCGCACCCATTGCCCCGCGTGCGATGCAGAGCCCCTCGGGCCCAGGACCTGTGGGGGTGGGAACTGCTCGCCGCCTTCGACGATGCCTTGA
- a CDS encoding sigma 54-interacting transcriptional regulator, translating to MTDDTLSAEHAPSAEGGTRAAALVLAFTRHTFIEDERQGLANGATLLGRGAPLFSRVALDDARLSRAHARIEQAGGTWFVEDLGSHNGTRLNGRQLTGRAPLAWGDVLRMGDTLFVFAEASTAPMDGQYRDGLVGKSAALTRLHRDLERAARHEQSVLIVGETGTGKEVVARALHELSSREGPFIALNCGGVAESVLDSELFGHVRGAFTGAATSRDGLLREAHGGTLFLDELGEMPPMLQVKLLRVLETRRVRALGGTQEVPIDVRVLAATHRDLVSLVNASAFRADLYARLVQWRLLMPSLRERREDIAPLALHLLGRMKAESRPVDAGFAEALLLHDWPLNVRGLLNVLSIAVIASDGGPLKMGMQVEHELKAEQRMLGARTHEPPSAEAKSSLPPTPRLARAVEPGPQELETLLRVHQGKVAEVARHLGCSRQQVYRWVEDFELALDHYRASPPRPG from the coding sequence ATGACCGACGACACCCTCAGCGCCGAGCACGCGCCCTCCGCAGAAGGAGGAACCAGAGCGGCGGCGCTTGTCCTGGCATTCACGCGTCACACGTTCATCGAGGATGAGCGGCAGGGGCTCGCGAACGGCGCCACGCTTCTGGGACGTGGCGCCCCTCTCTTCTCCCGGGTCGCCCTGGACGACGCCCGGCTCTCCCGCGCGCATGCTCGCATCGAACAGGCTGGGGGGACCTGGTTCGTCGAAGACCTGGGAAGCCACAATGGCACCCGTCTCAATGGACGACAGCTCACGGGACGCGCCCCCCTCGCGTGGGGGGATGTCCTTCGAATGGGAGACACACTGTTTGTCTTCGCCGAGGCCTCCACGGCCCCGATGGATGGACAATATCGGGACGGACTCGTGGGCAAGAGCGCGGCGCTGACGCGGCTTCACCGGGACCTCGAGCGGGCGGCGCGCCATGAGCAATCCGTGCTCATCGTGGGCGAAACCGGGACGGGCAAGGAGGTCGTGGCGCGCGCGCTCCATGAATTGAGCAGCCGCGAGGGGCCCTTCATCGCGCTCAACTGCGGAGGCGTCGCGGAGAGCGTGCTGGACAGCGAGCTGTTCGGGCATGTGCGTGGCGCGTTCACGGGCGCGGCGACCTCCCGGGACGGTCTTCTGCGCGAGGCACATGGGGGCACGCTGTTCCTGGATGAGTTGGGGGAGATGCCGCCCATGCTCCAGGTCAAGCTGCTCCGCGTGCTGGAGACGCGGCGGGTCCGCGCCCTGGGAGGCACACAGGAAGTCCCCATCGACGTACGGGTGCTCGCGGCCACCCACCGGGACCTCGTCTCCCTGGTGAACGCGTCCGCCTTCCGCGCGGACCTCTACGCGAGGCTCGTCCAGTGGCGTCTCCTGATGCCCTCCCTGCGAGAGCGCCGCGAGGACATCGCGCCGCTCGCGCTCCACCTGCTCGGCCGCATGAAGGCTGAATCCCGGCCCGTCGACGCGGGCTTCGCCGAGGCGCTGCTCCTTCATGACTGGCCGCTCAATGTGCGGGGCCTGCTCAACGTGCTCTCCATCGCGGTCATCGCATCGGATGGTGGACCGCTGAAGATGGGGATGCAGGTGGAGCACGAGCTGAAGGCGGAGCAGCGGATGCTCGGGGCCAGGACTCACGAGCCGCCGTCAGCGGAGGCGAAGTCCTCCCTGCCTCCTACGCCACGACTGGCCCGCGCCGTCGAGCCCGGCCCCCAGGAGTTGGAGACCCTCCTGCGCGTGCATCAAGGCAAGGTCGCGGAAGTCGCCCGGCACCTCGGGTGCTCGCGACAACAGGTGTATCGGTGGGTCGAGGACTTCGAACTCGCGCTGGACCACTACCGCGCATCCCCGCCGCGCCCCGGTTGA